In the genome of bacterium, one region contains:
- a CDS encoding RHS repeat protein translates to MEQVAEGLTTAFRYDAAGNVTKVTDPLLQDTVYAYDALSRLTSVTQSLSQEVTYAYD, encoded by the coding sequence GTGGAGCAGGTTGCCGAGGGCCTGACGACCGCCTTCCGCTACGACGCGGCAGGCAACGTGACGAAGGTCACGGACCCCCTGCTGCAAGACACCGTATACGCGTACGATGCTCTCTCGAGGCTCACGTCGGTGACGCAGTCGCTCTCCCAGGAGGTGACGTACGCCTACGAC